Proteins encoded together in one Coffea arabica cultivar ET-39 chromosome 2c, Coffea Arabica ET-39 HiFi, whole genome shotgun sequence window:
- the LOC113726964 gene encoding non-specific lipid transfer protein GPI-anchored 14-like isoform X2: MALKMKSNKGKLCLITLALVSLMFECAISDDAKDKQECTNALVGLATCLPYVGGNAKFPTPDCCSGLKEVLKTNKKCLCLVIKDRNDPDLGLSINVTLALGLPSVCNAPANISECPALLHLDPNSPDAQVFYQNGHASSSIAGSPVSGPTATASSPGPNAKQHSDGNRSGKQWFGVEAVVTTLFLWSFTSNLII, translated from the exons ATGGCATTGAAAATGAAGTCGAATAAAGGGAAATTGTGTTTGATTACGCTAGCGTTGGTGTCACTGATGTTCGAATGTGCAATTTCTGATGATGCCAAGGATAAGCAAGAATGTACAAATGCTCTAGTTGGGCTAGCCACATGTTTACCTTATGTTGGTGGAAATGCAAAGTTCCCAACACCAGATTGTTGCAGTGGTTTGAAAGAAGTCCTCAAGACCAACAAGAAGTGTCTGTGTCTAGTAATCAAAGATCGAAATGATCCAGACTTAGGCCTCAGCATCAATGTTACACTCGCTCTAGGCCTGCCATCAGTCTGTAATGCCCCTGCCAATATTTCTGAATGCCCTG CTCTGCTCCACTTGGATCCTAATTCACCCGATGCACAGGTTTTCTATCAGAACGGTCATGCATCTAGCAGTATTGCTGGTAGTCCTGTAAGCGGTCCTACTGCAACAG CCAGTAGTCCAGGACCAAACGCTAAACAGCACAGTGATGGAAATCGTAGTGGAAAGCAATGGTTTGGAGTGGAAGCTGTTGTTACCACTCTATTCTTGTGGTCTTTCACTTCAAACTTGATCATTTAA
- the LOC113726964 gene encoding non-specific lipid transfer protein GPI-anchored 14-like isoform X1: protein MALKMKSNKGKLCLITLALVSLMFECAISDDAKDKQECTNALVGLATCLPYVGGNAKFPTPDCCSGLKEVLKTNKKCLCLVIKDRNDPDLGLSINVTLALGLPSVCNAPANISECPALLHLDPNSPDAQVFYQNGHASSSIAGSPVSGPTATAASSPGPNAKQHSDGNRSGKQWFGVEAVVTTLFLWSFTSNLII, encoded by the exons ATGGCATTGAAAATGAAGTCGAATAAAGGGAAATTGTGTTTGATTACGCTAGCGTTGGTGTCACTGATGTTCGAATGTGCAATTTCTGATGATGCCAAGGATAAGCAAGAATGTACAAATGCTCTAGTTGGGCTAGCCACATGTTTACCTTATGTTGGTGGAAATGCAAAGTTCCCAACACCAGATTGTTGCAGTGGTTTGAAAGAAGTCCTCAAGACCAACAAGAAGTGTCTGTGTCTAGTAATCAAAGATCGAAATGATCCAGACTTAGGCCTCAGCATCAATGTTACACTCGCTCTAGGCCTGCCATCAGTCTGTAATGCCCCTGCCAATATTTCTGAATGCCCTG CTCTGCTCCACTTGGATCCTAATTCACCCGATGCACAGGTTTTCTATCAGAACGGTCATGCATCTAGCAGTATTGCTGGTAGTCCTGTAAGCGGTCCTACTGCAACAG CAGCCAGTAGTCCAGGACCAAACGCTAAACAGCACAGTGATGGAAATCGTAGTGGAAAGCAATGGTTTGGAGTGGAAGCTGTTGTTACCACTCTATTCTTGTGGTCTTTCACTTCAAACTTGATCATTTAA